The following coding sequences are from one Mycoplasma mycoides subsp. capri window:
- a CDS encoding prolipoprotein diacylglyceryl transferase family protein: MSTTYFEWIKQHGDPSLARSFFQLIPAYPIFMFLGISSVIIASIICLKLKAIPLKEFEISIFIIVPFGILGATIFGKVFLPFYQHSNTWYRIFFFWEPGMSLFGSLLFGILAGIAWFLKRSKTTMISLWVYADCIIPNILLGQVIGRWGNFYNHEILGQIVDYNSLYWLPESIKNNLFYFPNFVEFHHLNNPTDLLVSHTNWWDFNSNTWSEVQNFVNNNNQTIKDVLNQKITYHQPLFLYESIANLFLWLIIMFIINNLTRWINHPQPWDLYPKAYPGWFNKQYKYLSEDQITNFNSIVPIKYKKLVINIDNKQTVVLKLSFYQAWNKAFYYYEPDNKKVSQLENQIEEFNKIKNKDKLNFQNTKSNCKHQLDLINKKYKFKLNNLNKNSLEYQKIINLKTEEVKRNKDLLMISKNNYYQKYGFWNLFFNVNVFSKEIEKLNNPNQFKVIRSGVATGCYVLGYLIIRIILETFRQNHELFIQNHRAINFIILSAILLSGIFIILLTQFISPYKWRQIGWLYEKSY, encoded by the coding sequence ATGTCAACTACTTATTTTGAATGAATAAAACAACACGGAGATCCGTCTTTAGCTAGATCTTTTTTTCAATTAATTCCAGCTTATCCAATTTTTATGTTTTTAGGAATTTCAAGCGTAATTATAGCTAGTATTATTTGTTTAAAATTAAAAGCTATACCTTTAAAAGAATTTGAAATTTCTATTTTTATAATTGTTCCGTTTGGAATATTAGGTGCTACTATTTTTGGAAAAGTTTTTCTACCTTTTTATCAACATTCAAATACTTGATATAGAATCTTTTTTTTCTGAGAACCAGGAATGTCTTTATTTGGTTCTTTATTGTTTGGAATTCTAGCAGGAATTGCTTGATTTTTAAAACGCTCAAAAACAACAATGATTTCTTTATGAGTTTATGCTGATTGTATTATTCCAAATATTTTATTAGGACAAGTAATTGGAAGATGAGGTAATTTTTATAATCATGAAATTTTAGGACAAATAGTTGATTATAATAGTTTGTACTGATTACCTGAATCTATTAAAAATAACTTATTTTATTTTCCTAATTTTGTTGAGTTTCATCATTTAAATAATCCAACAGATCTATTAGTTAGTCACACTAATTGGTGAGATTTTAATTCAAATACTTGAAGTGAAGTACAAAATTTTGTTAATAATAACAATCAAACAATTAAAGATGTTTTAAATCAAAAAATTACTTATCATCAACCTTTGTTTTTATATGAATCAATAGCTAATTTATTTTTATGATTAATTATTATGTTTATTATTAATAATTTAACTAGATGAATTAATCATCCTCAACCTTGAGATTTATATCCTAAAGCTTATCCTGGTTGATTTAATAAACAATATAAATATTTAAGTGAAGATCAAATCACTAACTTTAATAGTATTGTTCCAATTAAATATAAAAAACTAGTAATTAATATTGATAATAAACAAACTGTTGTTTTAAAACTTTCATTTTATCAAGCTTGAAATAAAGCATTTTATTATTATGAACCAGATAATAAAAAAGTTAGTCAATTAGAAAATCAAATAGAAGAATTTAACAAAATCAAAAATAAAGACAAATTGAATTTTCAAAATACAAAATCTAATTGCAAGCATCAATTAGATTTGATTAATAAAAAATATAAATTTAAACTAAATAATTTAAATAAAAACTCTTTAGAGTATCAAAAAATTATTAATTTAAAAACTGAAGAAGTTAAAAGAAATAAAGATTTATTAATGATTAGTAAAAATAATTATTATCAAAAATACGGATTTTGAAATTTATTTTTTAATGTAAATGTTTTTAGTAAAGAAATTGAAAAACTAAATAATCCAAATCAATTTAAAGTAATTAGAAGTGGTGTAGCTACTGGTTGTTATGTTTTAGGGTATTTAATTATTAGAATTATTTTAGAAACATTTAGACAAAATCACGAATTATTTATTCAAAATCATAGAGCTATTAATTTTATAATTTTAAGTGCGATTTTATTAAGTGGAATCTTTATAATATTATTAACGCAATTTATTTCTCCATATAAGTGAAGACAGATAGGGTGGTTGTATGAAAAATCTTACTAA
- the trxB gene encoding thioredoxin-disulfide reductase has product MKNLTNEIYDVIIVGSGPAGLTSAIYTARAGLKTVIYEQSAPGGKLIKTDLIENYPGFETIQGPDLASKMYLQALSLNASVEFVGVDSIFKNADDIFEISLANGETKKAYAVILATGTQENKLGIKGEDELYGKGVSYCAVCDGAFYKNKPVAVVGGGYSAVQEAMYLSQLVDKVYLIVRRDVFRADANKVAKLKAQPNVEFLLKSQVKEIHGTDKVESLTITTPNGEKKLEVSAIFPYIGSTPLIDSVKHLCIENEKGYIPTNDKMQTEIKGLFVAGDVRDVPLRQIAIACGDGAIAGQMAVEYVQEIK; this is encoded by the coding sequence ATGAAAAATCTTACTAATGAAATTTATGATGTTATTATAGTTGGTAGTGGTCCTGCTGGTTTAACTAGTGCGATTTATACTGCAAGAGCGGGGTTAAAAACTGTTATTTATGAACAATCTGCTCCAGGTGGAAAATTAATTAAAACTGATTTAATTGAAAACTATCCTGGTTTTGAAACAATTCAAGGACCAGATTTAGCTTCTAAAATGTATCTTCAAGCTTTAAGTTTAAATGCAAGTGTTGAATTTGTTGGAGTAGATAGTATATTTAAAAATGCTGATGATATTTTTGAAATAAGTTTAGCAAATGGTGAAACTAAAAAAGCTTATGCAGTAATTTTAGCAACTGGAACTCAAGAAAATAAATTAGGAATTAAAGGTGAAGATGAACTGTATGGTAAAGGTGTTAGTTATTGTGCAGTTTGTGATGGAGCTTTTTATAAAAACAAACCAGTTGCAGTAGTTGGTGGGGGTTATTCAGCAGTTCAAGAAGCTATGTATTTATCTCAATTAGTAGACAAAGTTTATTTAATTGTTAGAAGAGATGTTTTTAGAGCTGATGCTAATAAAGTTGCTAAATTAAAAGCTCAACCTAATGTTGAATTCTTATTAAAATCACAAGTAAAAGAAATTCATGGAACTGATAAAGTTGAATCACTTACAATAACTACTCCAAATGGAGAAAAAAAATTAGAAGTTAGTGCGATTTTTCCATATATTGGTTCAACTCCTTTAATTGATTCAGTAAAACATTTATGTATTGAAAATGAAAAAGGTTATATTCCAACAAATGATAAAATGCAAACAGAAATTAAAGGATTATTTGTTGCTGGTGATGTTAGAGATGTTCCGTTACGTCAAATTGCTATTGCATGTGGAGATGGTGCTATTGCTGGACAAATGGCAGTTGAATATGTTCAAGAAATAAAATAG
- the uvrB gene encoding excinuclease ABC subunit UvrB, with translation MFIANNKYKLVTKYKPSGDQNQAIEKLNKGIIENKKHQVLLGATGTGKTFTIANIIAKHNKQALVIAHNKTLAMQLYYELKEMFPENRVEYFVSNFDFFQPEAYIPSKDLYIDKDSRQNMELDMMRLSACNALLTRNDTIVVASVAALFALQNPLEYSSAFIELKVGQKIKRNELLTWLVRSGYTRNDIENQLGSFSAKGDVVKIVPGWVNNIMFRISLFDDEIESIHTLNTITNSILDNITTVTIHPAQSYITPQDKLKTICNNIRNELVQRLAELQSENKLLEAQRLEQRTKYDLESLEEFGFCSGIENYSSHLDFRSKGQRPYVLLDYFNNDFITIVDESHITLPQIRGMYNTDRSRKLTLVEYGFRLPSALDNRPLNFDEFNSLIKQVIYTSATPGDYELDLVNHQVVQQIIRPTGLLDPQIEIRKTTNQIDDIINEIHLRKLQNERVFITTLTIRMSEDLTAFLQEKNIKVAYLHSELKTLERSEILNDLRKGVYDVVVGVNLLREGLDLPEVSLVCILDADKQGFLRNYRSLIQTIGRVARNVNGKAIMYADTVSQAMDEAIKETNRRRKIQEEFNKKYNIVPKTISKAISESILSEQTKKTLAKAKKIKDKKQKLQTIQQTIDTLRQEMLQAAKELDFERAAILRDTIIELENEKNTN, from the coding sequence ATGTTTATAGCAAATAATAAGTACAAACTAGTAACTAAATATAAACCTTCAGGTGATCAAAATCAAGCTATAGAAAAATTAAATAAAGGAATTATAGAAAATAAAAAACACCAAGTGTTATTAGGAGCAACAGGTACTGGAAAAACTTTTACAATAGCAAATATTATTGCAAAACATAATAAACAAGCTTTAGTAATTGCACATAATAAAACTTTAGCAATGCAGCTTTATTATGAATTAAAAGAAATGTTTCCAGAAAATAGAGTTGAATATTTTGTTTCAAACTTTGATTTTTTTCAACCAGAAGCTTATATTCCTTCAAAAGATTTATATATTGATAAAGATTCTAGACAAAATATGGAATTAGATATGATGCGTTTAAGTGCTTGTAATGCTTTATTAACAAGAAATGATACTATAGTAGTAGCTAGTGTTGCTGCTTTATTTGCTTTACAAAATCCATTAGAGTATTCTTCAGCTTTTATTGAATTAAAAGTTGGTCAAAAAATTAAAAGAAATGAATTACTAACTTGACTAGTAAGATCTGGATATACTAGAAATGATATTGAAAATCAATTAGGAAGTTTTTCAGCAAAAGGTGATGTTGTTAAAATTGTTCCTGGTTGAGTAAATAATATTATGTTTAGAATTTCATTATTTGATGATGAAATAGAAAGTATTCATACTTTAAATACAATTACAAATTCTATTTTAGATAATATTACAACTGTTACTATTCATCCTGCTCAATCATATATAACTCCACAAGACAAATTAAAAACAATTTGTAATAATATTAGAAATGAATTAGTTCAAAGATTAGCTGAATTACAATCAGAAAACAAACTTTTAGAAGCTCAAAGATTAGAACAAAGAACTAAATATGATCTTGAATCCCTTGAAGAATTTGGCTTTTGTAGTGGAATTGAAAATTATTCTTCGCATTTAGATTTTAGATCTAAAGGACAAAGACCATATGTTTTATTAGATTATTTTAATAATGATTTTATAACTATAGTTGATGAATCTCATATCACACTTCCTCAAATTAGAGGAATGTATAACACTGATAGATCAAGAAAACTAACTCTAGTTGAATATGGTTTTAGACTACCATCAGCTTTAGATAATCGTCCTTTAAATTTTGATGAATTTAATAGTTTAATTAAACAAGTAATTTATACTTCAGCAACACCTGGAGATTATGAACTAGATTTAGTTAATCATCAAGTAGTTCAACAAATTATTCGTCCAACTGGACTATTAGATCCACAAATTGAAATAAGAAAAACAACCAATCAAATTGATGATATTATTAATGAAATTCATTTAAGAAAATTACAAAATGAACGTGTATTTATTACTACTTTAACTATTAGAATGAGTGAAGATTTAACTGCTTTTTTACAAGAAAAAAACATTAAAGTTGCTTATTTACATTCAGAATTAAAAACTCTAGAACGTAGTGAAATTTTAAATGATCTAAGAAAGGGAGTTTATGATGTTGTTGTTGGAGTTAACTTATTAAGAGAAGGATTAGATTTACCTGAAGTTAGTTTAGTATGTATTTTAGATGCAGATAAACAAGGTTTTTTAAGAAATTACCGTTCTTTAATTCAAACTATTGGTCGTGTTGCTAGAAATGTTAATGGTAAAGCTATTATGTATGCTGATACTGTTAGTCAAGCAATGGATGAAGCAATTAAAGAAACTAATAGAAGAAGAAAAATCCAAGAAGAATTTAATAAAAAATACAATATTGTTCCAAAAACTATTTCAAAAGCTATTAGTGAATCTATTTTAAGTGAACAAACTAAAAAAACATTAGCTAAAGCTAAAAAAATTAAAGATAAAAAACAAAAACTTCAAACCATTCAACAAACTATTGATACTTTACGTCAAGAAATGTTACAAGCTGCAAAAGAACTTGATTTTGAAAGAGCAGCAATTTTAAGAGATACAATTATTGAATTAGAAAATGAAAAAAATACAAATTAG
- the hprK gene encoding HPr(Ser) kinase/phosphatase: MEKFTIKDLTDNLKFEIISGQDKLDTEIKSYGINRAGLELADYFKPFKDQSEWRATLMSTKESGYMLQFDEKTKIRKYTQLMKCGIPVLIITNKFKDKTLIKVAKRLNFPLLKSDYPITVQLVQKIQDIYDIYFSPTSEVHAALMNIFGTGVLIKGKSGIGKSELCLELIKHNHLFVGDDRIILTNKSNKIIGRVHPILKNLIEIRGIGIFDIVKSNGYQVIMNESPVELVIELVEYKEKNIDNSDRLGNDWQKTKILGVEIEHIQIPVSAGRSLVNIIESAVAQFKINKSKQFEDVFDVIHKRTKEFLSSKK; encoded by the coding sequence ATGGAAAAATTTACCATAAAAGATCTAACTGATAATCTGAAATTTGAAATCATTTCAGGACAAGATAAACTAGATACAGAAATTAAAAGTTATGGAATTAATAGAGCTGGATTAGAATTAGCTGATTATTTTAAACCTTTTAAAGATCAAAGTGAATGAAGAGCAACTTTAATGTCTACTAAAGAAAGTGGATATATGTTGCAATTTGATGAAAAAACTAAAATTAGAAAATATACTCAGTTAATGAAATGTGGTATTCCTGTTTTAATAATCACTAATAAATTTAAAGATAAAACATTAATTAAAGTTGCAAAAAGATTGAACTTTCCTTTATTAAAAAGTGATTATCCAATTACAGTTCAACTAGTACAAAAAATTCAAGATATTTATGATATTTATTTTTCACCAACTAGTGAAGTACATGCTGCTTTGATGAATATTTTTGGAACTGGGGTTTTAATTAAAGGAAAATCTGGTATTGGTAAATCTGAGTTGTGTTTAGAATTAATTAAACATAATCATTTATTTGTTGGTGATGATCGTATTATTCTAACTAATAAATCTAATAAAATTATTGGAAGAGTTCATCCAATTTTAAAAAATCTAATTGAGATTAGAGGTATTGGAATTTTTGATATTGTTAAATCAAATGGGTATCAAGTGATTATGAATGAAAGTCCTGTTGAATTAGTTATTGAACTAGTTGAATATAAAGAAAAAAATATTGATAATAGTGATAGATTAGGAAATGACTGACAAAAAACTAAAATTCTAGGTGTTGAAATAGAACATATTCAAATACCAGTTAGTGCTGGAAGAAGTTTAGTTAATATTATTGAATCAGCTGTTGCTCAATTTAAAATTAATAAATCAAAACAATTTGAAGATGTTTTTGATGTAATTCATAAGAGAACAAAAGAATTTTTAAGTTCTAAAAAATAG
- a CDS encoding folate family ECF transporter S component, whose amino-acid sequence MAWNSSSAYWITTAIFGVLLIGIWILGLWMEKFSLKTFTIKNIAIIGTLVALSVILSYVVNRNFLQILGTRITLGYFVNFLIGMIFGPLAGILAGIATDLIGTMIVGSGGWHIGFVFAKSMLGFLGSLVFLFKNNKYWVALMIWSYAIGLFLVIFIIHPISFVTVGGPSLAIAYSVTKFIVYPVELVLYSLLTYASIRVIYILIKKDLNTKNRQWILRNDAVIF is encoded by the coding sequence ATGGCATGAAATAGTTCTTCTGCCTATTGAATAACAACTGCTATTTTTGGTGTTTTACTAATTGGTATATGAATTTTAGGTTTGTGAATGGAAAAATTTAGCTTAAAAACATTTACTATTAAAAACATAGCAATTATCGGTACTTTAGTAGCATTAAGTGTAATTTTATCTTATGTAGTTAATAGAAACTTTTTACAAATTTTAGGAACAAGAATTACTTTAGGTTATTTTGTTAACTTTTTAATTGGAATGATTTTTGGACCACTTGCAGGAATACTTGCTGGAATTGCAACTGATTTAATTGGAACAATGATAGTTGGTTCTGGTGGATGACATATTGGGTTTGTTTTTGCAAAATCAATGCTAGGATTTTTAGGATCATTAGTATTTTTATTTAAAAATAATAAGTATTGAGTAGCATTAATGATTTGATCTTATGCGATTGGCTTATTTTTAGTTATATTTATAATTCATCCTATTAGTTTTGTAACAGTTGGTGGACCTAGTTTAGCTATTGCTTATAGTGTAACTAAATTTATAGTTTATCCAGTTGAATTAGTTTTATATTCACTTTTAACTTATGCTTCAATAAGAGTGATTTATATTTTAATTAAAAAAGATTTAAATACAAAAAATAGACAATGAATATTAAGAAATGATGCTGTAATATTCTAA
- the uvrA gene encoding excinuclease ABC subunit UvrA: MSTDKIIIKGAREHNLKNIDLELPKNKLIVFTGLSGSGKSSLAFSTIYQEGRRRYIESLSAYARQFLGGNEKPDVDSIEGLSPAISIDQKTTSHNPRSTVGTVTEIYDYLRLLYARIGQPYCINNHGQIKAVSIKEIVENIKQSTSDGEQIHILSPVIRDKKGTHIDILEKLRNDGFIRVIVDDQLRMLDDQINLEKNQRHNIDIVVDRIIYHNNDEINSRIFTAVEMGLKYSNNLIKIAFPNSNKQEKLFSTSFSCKVCDFVVPELEPRLFSFNAPLGACELCNGLGVSLEPDINLILPDLKLSINQGGVVYYKNFMHTKNIEWQKFRILCDYYYIDLNTPLKDLTQKQRDIILWGSDREIDIKIVTENNNKYEKYDFIEGNAALIKRRYFESKSEEARKWYSKFMSSKICKQCKGSRLNDIALSVKINEKSIFDYTNMSISEQLDFLLNIDLTPTQATIAKLVLDEIISRTNFLNEVGLGYLNLSRTATTLSGGESQRIRLAKQIGSQLTGILYVLDEPSIGLHQKDNDKLIRTLKHLRDLGNTLIVVEHDEDTMKSSDWIVDIGPRAGEFGGEITFSGTYQDILKSDTITGRYLSRKEGIVVPKTRRGGNGKKIEIIGASENNLKNINVTIPLNKFITITGVSGSGKSTLLEDIVYKGIHNNLSKEYLPIGKVKEIKGIENINKAIYISQEPIGKTPRSNPATYTSVFDDIRDLFTNLPEAKIRGYKKGRFSFNVAGGRCEHCQGDGVITISMQFMPSVEVVCEICEGKRYNDETLTVKYKNKSIADVLNMSVSEAYVFFENIPQIKQKLETILEVGLGYIKLGQNATTLSGGESQRIKLSTYLLKKQTGNTMFLLDEPTTGLHVDDVKRLIGVLNKLVDLGNTVLCIEHNLDFIKVSDHIIDLGPDGGEYGGQVVVTGTPEQIINHPTSYTAKYLKDYIIND, encoded by the coding sequence ATGTCAACAGATAAAATTATTATAAAAGGTGCTAGAGAACATAATTTAAAAAATATTGATTTAGAACTTCCTAAAAATAAATTAATTGTTTTTACAGGCTTAAGTGGGTCTGGAAAGTCTTCATTAGCTTTTTCAACAATTTATCAAGAAGGAAGAAGAAGATATATTGAATCACTTTCTGCTTATGCTAGACAATTTTTAGGTGGTAATGAAAAACCTGATGTTGATTCTATTGAAGGTTTATCTCCTGCAATTTCTATTGATCAAAAAACTACAAGTCATAATCCTAGATCAACTGTTGGGACTGTTACTGAAATTTATGATTATTTACGTTTATTATATGCAAGAATTGGTCAACCTTATTGTATTAATAATCATGGTCAAATTAAAGCAGTAAGTATTAAAGAAATTGTTGAAAATATTAAACAATCAACTAGTGATGGTGAACAAATTCATATTTTATCTCCTGTAATTAGAGATAAAAAAGGAACTCATATTGATATTTTAGAAAAACTAAGAAATGATGGGTTTATTAGAGTTATTGTTGATGATCAATTAAGAATGCTAGATGATCAAATTAATTTAGAAAAAAATCAAAGACATAATATAGATATAGTTGTTGATAGAATTATTTATCATAATAATGATGAAATTAATTCAAGAATATTTACAGCTGTTGAAATGGGATTAAAATATTCAAATAACTTAATTAAAATTGCATTTCCAAATTCTAATAAACAAGAAAAATTATTTTCAACTTCTTTTTCATGTAAAGTTTGTGATTTTGTAGTTCCAGAACTTGAACCTAGATTATTTTCATTTAATGCTCCACTTGGTGCTTGTGAATTATGTAATGGATTAGGTGTTAGTTTAGAACCAGATATAAATTTAATTCTTCCTGATTTAAAATTATCAATTAATCAAGGTGGGGTTGTTTATTATAAAAATTTTATGCATACAAAAAATATAGAATGACAAAAATTTAGAATTTTATGTGATTATTACTATATTGATCTAAACACTCCTTTAAAAGATTTGACTCAAAAACAAAGAGATATAATTTTATGAGGAAGTGATCGAGAAATTGATATTAAAATTGTTACTGAAAATAATAATAAATATGAAAAATATGATTTTATTGAGGGTAATGCAGCTTTAATCAAGAGAAGATATTTTGAATCTAAATCAGAAGAAGCCAGAAAATGATATTCAAAATTTATGTCTTCTAAAATATGCAAGCAATGTAAAGGAAGTAGATTAAATGACATTGCTTTATCTGTAAAAATTAATGAAAAATCTATATTTGATTATACTAATATGAGTATTTCTGAACAATTAGATTTTTTATTAAACATTGATTTAACTCCAACTCAAGCTACGATTGCAAAATTAGTTCTAGATGAAATTATTTCAAGAACTAACTTTTTAAATGAAGTTGGATTAGGATATTTAAATCTATCAAGAACAGCTACAACTTTAAGTGGTGGAGAATCTCAAAGAATTAGATTAGCTAAACAAATTGGATCTCAATTAACTGGAATTTTATATGTTTTAGATGAACCATCAATTGGATTACATCAAAAAGATAATGATAAATTAATTAGAACTTTAAAACATTTAAGAGATCTAGGAAATACTTTAATTGTTGTTGAGCATGATGAAGATACAATGAAAAGTAGCGATTGGATTGTTGATATTGGCCCTAGAGCTGGAGAATTTGGTGGAGAAATTACTTTTAGTGGAACATATCAAGATATTTTAAAATCAGATACTATTACTGGTAGATATTTATCAAGAAAAGAAGGTATAGTAGTTCCTAAAACTAGACGCGGGGGTAATGGTAAAAAAATTGAAATTATTGGAGCTAGTGAAAATAATTTAAAAAATATTAATGTAACTATTCCTTTAAATAAATTTATAACTATTACAGGTGTTAGTGGATCTGGAAAATCAACTTTACTAGAAGATATTGTTTATAAAGGAATTCATAATAATTTATCAAAAGAATATTTACCAATTGGAAAAGTTAAAGAAATTAAAGGTATAGAAAATATTAATAAAGCTATTTATATTTCTCAAGAACCAATTGGAAAAACTCCAAGAAGTAACCCAGCAACTTATACTTCAGTTTTTGATGATATTAGAGATTTATTTACTAATCTTCCAGAAGCAAAAATTAGAGGTTATAAAAAAGGTAGATTTTCATTTAATGTAGCTGGTGGTAGATGTGAACATTGTCAAGGTGATGGAGTAATTACAATTTCTATGCAATTTATGCCAAGTGTTGAAGTTGTTTGTGAAATTTGTGAAGGTAAAAGATATAATGATGAAACTCTAACAGTTAAATATAAAAATAAATCAATTGCTGATGTTTTAAATATGAGTGTTAGTGAAGCTTATGTCTTTTTTGAAAATATACCTCAAATTAAACAAAAACTAGAAACTATTTTAGAAGTTGGTTTAGGTTATATTAAACTAGGGCAAAACGCTACAACTTTAAGTGGTGGTGAATCTCAAAGAATTAAATTATCTACTTACTTATTAAAAAAACAAACTGGAAATACTATGTTTTTATTAGATGAACCAACAACTGGTTTACACGTTGATGATGTTAAAAGATTAATTGGTGTTTTAAATAAATTAGTTGATTTAGGAAATACAGTTTTATGTATTGAGCATAATCTAGACTTTATTAAAGTTTCAGATCATATTATTGATCTTGGTCCTGATGGTGGAGAGTATGGTGGTCAAGTTGTAGTAACTGGAACTCCAGAACAAATAATTAATCATCCAACTTCTTATACAGCTAAATACTTAAAAGATTACATAATTAATGATTAG
- a CDS encoding Mur ligase family protein: protein MISVDQELFPINQRLNKEVVFDKVLDELNHPEKFLKVINVVGTNGKGSTSFYLSKGLLKKYQKVGLFISPAFLYQNERIQINNIPISDNDLKNYLDKIDYLIKKYQLHFFEIWTLIMILYFKDQKVDIVVCEAGIGGIKDTTSFLTNQLFSLCTSISYDHMDLLGNSIDEIIYNKINIAKPNTKLFISYDNLKYKDKINEQLINKNVELIYTDLYEDQIIYQQANKGLVKKVLEYLNIFQTDIFQLQPPLGRFTTIRTFPNHIIIDGAHNVDGINKLIQSVKMLNKEFIVLYASINTKEYLKSLELLDQNFNEVYICEFNFIKSWSIDNIDHKNKIKDWKKFLKNNTKNIIICGSLYFIPLVYNYLTNNKF, encoded by the coding sequence ATGATTAGTGTTGATCAAGAATTATTTCCTATAAATCAAAGATTAAATAAAGAAGTTGTTTTTGATAAAGTCTTAGATGAATTAAATCATCCAGAAAAATTTTTAAAAGTTATAAATGTAGTTGGAACTAATGGTAAAGGATCTACTTCATTTTATTTATCAAAAGGTTTATTAAAAAAATATCAAAAAGTAGGGTTGTTTATTTCTCCAGCTTTTTTATATCAAAATGAAAGAATTCAAATTAATAACATACCAATTAGTGATAATGATTTAAAAAATTATTTAGATAAAATTGATTACTTAATTAAAAAATATCAATTACATTTTTTTGAGATTTGAACTTTAATTATGATCTTATATTTTAAAGATCAAAAAGTTGATATTGTTGTTTGTGAAGCTGGAATTGGTGGAATAAAAGATACTACTAGTTTTTTAACTAATCAATTATTTAGTTTGTGTACTTCTATTTCATATGATCATATGGATTTATTAGGAAATAGTATTGATGAAATTATTTATAATAAAATTAATATAGCAAAACCAAATACTAAGCTTTTTATAAGTTATGATAATTTAAAATACAAAGATAAAATTAATGAACAATTAATTAATAAAAATGTAGAACTAATTTATACAGATCTATATGAAGATCAAATTATTTATCAACAAGCAAATAAAGGATTAGTTAAAAAGGTATTAGAATATTTAAATATTTTTCAAACAGACATTTTTCAACTACAACCACCACTAGGAAGATTTACAACAATTAGAACTTTTCCAAATCACATTATTATTGATGGAGCTCATAATGTTGATGGAATTAATAAATTAATTCAATCAGTTAAAATGTTAAATAAAGAATTTATTGTTTTATATGCAAGTATTAATACTAAAGAATATTTAAAATCACTAGAACTATTAGATCAAAATTTTAATGAGGTATATATATGTGAATTTAATTTTATAAAATCATGATCTATTGATAATATTGATCATAAAAACAAAATAAAAGATTGAAAAAAATTTTTAAAAAATAACACAAAAAATATAATTATATGTGGAAGTTTATACTTTATACCTCTTGTATATAATTATTTAACTAATAATAAATTTTAA